One Streptomyces sp. R28 DNA window includes the following coding sequences:
- a CDS encoding (Fe-S)-binding protein gives MQLAAIIVSLVLTVVGVALLARAIGQFVRYFKLGQPVPAGTRTDNPYQRSVTLVREFLGHTRMNRWGIVGFAHWFVAVGFLTLPPTLAQAFGQLFQADWVLPVIGDFLPFEMYTEFIGVMTILGIAVLIVIRLLSLPSRAGRKSRFAGSKAGQAYFVEYVILTIGLAIYVLRGLEGAIHHVEGYEAGYFASYPLVLAFKGLSVGTLQNLVYFTAMVKISVSFIWMITVSLNTNMGVAWHRFLGFPNIWFKRNATGETALGALQPMTSGGKPIDFTDPGEDDVFGVSQVEQFSWKGLLDFSTCTECGRCQSQCPAWNTGKPLSPKLLIMSLRDHAHAKAPYLLAGGGKTMEGEEKASEEQLADVPAAALAEAERPLIGTVEENGVIDPDVLWSCTTCGACVEQCPVDIEHIDHIVDMRRYQVMIESAFPSEAGTMLKNLEKKGNPWGLAKKQRLEWLKEVDFEIPVVGKDIEDLTEVEYLYWVGCAGALEDRAKKTTKAFAELLHIAGVKFAIMGGDEKCTGDSARRLGNEPLFQELGMENVMALNMAFGEETDDEGNVTPESKKPKSAKKIVATCPHCLNTIGNEYPQIGGDYEVIHHTQLLQHLVDEGKLVPVTPVEGIITYHDPCYLGRHNKIYSPPREIIASVPGIRNEEMHRHKERGFCCGAGGARMWMEERIGKRINNERVDEALSVNPDIVSTACPFCLVMLTDSVNGKKNDGKAKESIQVVDVAQLLLDSVKTPVDPEDAAKTESEPEPEPVK, from the coding sequence ATGCAACTCGCCGCGATCATCGTGTCGCTGGTGCTGACCGTGGTCGGCGTTGCGCTGCTCGCACGCGCCATCGGCCAGTTCGTCCGGTACTTCAAGCTCGGCCAGCCCGTGCCCGCCGGCACCCGGACCGACAACCCCTACCAGCGCAGTGTGACCCTGGTGCGGGAGTTCCTCGGCCACACCCGGATGAACAGGTGGGGCATCGTCGGCTTCGCCCACTGGTTCGTGGCCGTCGGCTTCCTGACGCTGCCGCCGACCCTGGCCCAGGCGTTCGGCCAGCTCTTCCAGGCCGACTGGGTGCTGCCGGTCATCGGCGACTTCCTGCCGTTCGAGATGTACACCGAGTTCATCGGCGTGATGACCATCCTGGGCATCGCCGTACTCATCGTGATCCGCCTGCTGAGCCTGCCGTCGCGGGCAGGCCGCAAGTCCCGCTTCGCGGGCTCCAAGGCCGGCCAGGCCTACTTCGTCGAGTACGTCATCCTCACCATCGGCCTCGCGATCTACGTGCTGCGCGGCCTCGAGGGTGCGATCCACCACGTCGAGGGCTACGAGGCCGGGTACTTCGCCTCGTACCCGCTGGTCCTGGCCTTCAAGGGCCTGTCGGTCGGCACGCTGCAGAACCTCGTCTACTTCACGGCGATGGTCAAGATCAGCGTCTCGTTCATCTGGATGATCACGGTCTCGCTCAACACCAACATGGGTGTGGCCTGGCACCGCTTCCTGGGCTTCCCGAACATCTGGTTCAAGCGCAACGCGACGGGTGAGACGGCACTCGGCGCCCTCCAGCCCATGACCTCCGGCGGCAAGCCGATCGACTTCACCGACCCCGGCGAGGACGACGTCTTCGGTGTCTCCCAGGTCGAGCAGTTCTCCTGGAAGGGCCTGCTGGACTTCTCCACCTGCACCGAGTGCGGTCGCTGCCAGTCGCAGTGCCCCGCCTGGAACACGGGCAAGCCCCTCTCCCCCAAGCTCCTGATCATGTCGCTGCGCGACCACGCGCACGCCAAGGCGCCGTACCTGCTGGCCGGTGGCGGCAAGACGATGGAGGGCGAGGAGAAGGCGTCCGAGGAGCAGCTGGCGGACGTCCCCGCGGCCGCCCTCGCGGAGGCCGAGCGCCCGCTGATCGGCACCGTGGAAGAGAACGGCGTCATCGACCCTGACGTCCTGTGGTCCTGCACCACCTGCGGCGCCTGCGTCGAGCAGTGCCCGGTGGACATCGAGCACATCGACCACATCGTCGACATGCGCCGCTACCAGGTGATGATCGAGAGCGCGTTCCCGTCCGAGGCGGGCACGATGCTCAAGAACCTGGAGAAGAAGGGCAACCCCTGGGGTCTGGCCAAGAAGCAGCGCCTGGAGTGGCTGAAGGAAGTCGACTTCGAGATCCCGGTCGTCGGCAAGGACATCGAGGACCTCACCGAGGTCGAGTACCTCTACTGGGTCGGCTGCGCGGGTGCCCTCGAGGACCGCGCCAAGAAGACGACGAAGGCCTTCGCCGAACTCCTCCACATCGCGGGCGTGAAGTTCGCGATCATGGGCGGCGACGAGAAGTGCACCGGTGACTCCGCCCGCCGCCTCGGCAACGAGCCCCTCTTCCAGGAGCTCGGCATGGAGAACGTCATGGCGCTGAACATGGCGTTCGGCGAGGAGACGGACGACGAGGGCAATGTCACGCCCGAGTCGAAGAAGCCGAAGTCGGCGAAGAAGATCGTCGCCACCTGCCCGCACTGCCTCAACACGATCGGCAACGAGTACCCGCAGATCGGCGGCGACTACGAGGTCATCCACCACACCCAGCTGCTCCAGCACCTGGTGGACGAGGGCAAGCTGGTCCCGGTGACCCCGGTCGAGGGCATCATCACCTACCACGACCCCTGCTACCTGGGCCGCCACAACAAGATCTACTCGCCCCCGCGCGAGATCATCGCCAGCGTCCCGGGCATCCGCAACGAGGAGATGCACCGTCACAAGGAGCGCGGCTTCTGCTGTGGTGCCGGTGGTGCGCGGATGTGGATGGAGGAGCGGATCGGCAAGCGCATCAACAACGAGCGTGTCGATGAAGCTCTCTCGGT
- a CDS encoding MraY family glycosyltransferase, with amino-acid sequence MLYGIAAATTSLLLAAFLAALLRLPALRLGIVDRRRQRPLPLLGGAGVVLVTCLVVAAGEWTGFAPLGPQVERLLMAAGAVAVLGLVADVRRVKARFLVGGTAVAAACVVPYSETGFLFGLPAVGWIVLVAVGFKALDHADGLAGTVGVVTAFGVGLLAAAEVMDELAVLLSVLAAALTGFLMHNWHPARIGLGACGSLFVGFVLASTAVMTRTGHDPVSSVGVLYALTALATADVLLVALSRRLAGRPLLRGGPDHLAHRLRRVGLTPPAATVVLGLAAFSGVFVGVLVHMGWIAESGVFWVGAGALVAVFGLLLIKPYAPRRQPSFPVGGSVRPPAQATSTQVRAQLRVRNG; translated from the coding sequence GTGCTTTACGGGATCGCAGCCGCCACCACCTCTCTCCTCCTCGCCGCCTTCCTCGCGGCGCTGCTCCGGCTGCCCGCCCTGCGTCTCGGCATCGTCGACCGTCGGCGCCAGCGGCCGCTGCCGTTGCTCGGCGGTGCCGGCGTCGTGCTCGTCACCTGCCTGGTCGTCGCCGCGGGGGAGTGGACGGGCTTCGCCCCGCTGGGTCCCCAGGTCGAGCGGCTGCTGATGGCCGCCGGCGCCGTCGCCGTGCTCGGGCTGGTCGCCGACGTGCGGCGGGTGAAGGCGCGGTTCCTGGTCGGCGGTACCGCCGTGGCGGCGGCCTGTGTGGTGCCGTACAGCGAGACGGGCTTCCTGTTCGGTCTGCCCGCCGTCGGCTGGATCGTCCTTGTCGCCGTCGGGTTCAAGGCGCTCGACCATGCGGACGGGCTGGCCGGCACCGTCGGGGTCGTCACCGCCTTCGGTGTCGGGCTGCTGGCGGCGGCCGAGGTGATGGACGAACTGGCCGTGCTGCTGAGTGTGCTGGCCGCCGCCCTGACCGGTTTCCTCATGCACAACTGGCATCCCGCGCGGATCGGGCTCGGGGCGTGCGGGTCCCTGTTCGTCGGGTTCGTGCTGGCGTCGACGGCCGTGATGACCCGTACCGGACACGACCCGGTGTCGAGCGTGGGGGTGCTCTACGCGCTCACCGCGCTGGCCACCGCCGACGTCCTCCTGGTGGCGCTGTCCCGTCGGCTGGCCGGGCGGCCGCTGCTGCGGGGTGGCCCCGACCATCTCGCCCATCGGCTGCGCCGGGTCGGCCTGACCCCGCCGGCCGCGACCGTCGTCCTGGGTCTCGCGGCCTTCTCCGGGGTCTTCGTCGGCGTTCTCGTGCACATGGGATGGATTGCCGAGTCGGGGGTGTTCTGGGTGGGGGCGGGCGCCCTCGTCGCCGTGTTCGGACTCCTGCTCATCAAGCCCTACGCGCCTCGCCGTCAACCCTCTTTTCCCGTAGGGGGTTCCGTTCGGCCGCCGGCGCAGGCTACATCTACGCAGGTCAGAGCCCAGTTGCGTGTAAGGAACGGATAA